The Epinephelus fuscoguttatus linkage group LG19, E.fuscoguttatus.final_Chr_v1 genome contains the following window.
CCTGTAGGAGGAGTCGTCTCTTGTAGGGAGAAGTGACCTCAGTACTTCGTGCTGTAGCAGCATCGAAAGCTCAGAGGAGCAGGACAGAGGGCCTTCACTCTACAGCCGACAGGTCTACACCACAGGCTCCAGTTGCTCTCCTCTGAACTGGAGGGACCAGGTCTGCGGCCCCCTCTCCAGTCTCCATTCCTATGGGCAGGACAGCGACTCTGACTCCCTCAGCAGTCTGGGAGACTATTCGCTGGCCCTTGCTGGCCTCAGGGGCAGCGTCAGTCAGGGGGACCCGTGCTACGCAGGGCCCTTTTTCAAAGATGTGGAGAGGGATGtcagagaagaggaggatgagctATCAGCATCTGATTCTGTCGTCAACGAGGGAATCATCTTTTACAATGATGTACGTTCTGCTTTAAGTCAAACTGCTTTTTGACTCAGTTTAAAATGTGGTTCAACCAAACTAActtatattctttttttctatCAGAAAATCCAGCCTGTGGACTCTGAATACAAGGAAGGGAGGGAGTATGTCCTCTCAGAGTTCATCAAGGAGGGCTCCTATGGTGAAGTACACAGCGCTCATGATGTCAACACAGGCTTCAAatttgctgtgaaaaaggtaACACAGAGCCTATCGccctctttctgtttttccacTGCCTGGTTTTAAAGTGTGCTCACTCTTTTTTTCCATTCTTTTGTTAACAGATCGCCCTGAAGAGGTTCTGCAGCGAGGAGGTGGGTGCGTGGAGTGCCCTCAGATCTCCTCATGTGGCAGAACTCTTTGGAGTGGTCAGAGAGGGACCTTACGTTGTCCTCTTGATGGACCGCAAATATGGTAAACAAGGCTCACTGCTGCCTTTTACACACAGCACATTTTGCCAGCGCTTACTGCTGATGTTGAGATCGAGGGTGGAAATTGTTGGGCGAGAGGTGATGAATTAAGTGCAAAATAATGAACATTACAGAAAAACGGATGCGATTAGTGTCGAGATGTGGATGTGGGCGGTTCTGGAATGTCAGAAATGACTGTTGAGCTTCCTTGAAGTGCTATGGTCCAAATTACGCCAAACATCTGTGATGGGAGATGCCCGCTTGTTAAACACACATGACATAGCTCACACTTTTACTTTGTCTTCAAATTCCAGGCTGTAATAAAAGAAATGGTGGAATCAGACACCGTGTATCagtaaatattaataagatATCTCAGTCTTACCCTGGTCTGACTTTATGTTATTCCAGGCTCCCTGGGCCAGCTGATAGCTGAGCGTGGCCGGCTGCCAGAGGACCTAAGTCTCCACTATGACATGCAGATCCTAACAGCACTGGAGTACTTAGGGAAGAAAAAAGTGGTGCATCTAGACATTAAAGGTACGTTACACAGCAGgtgtttttatgattttttttttttttttttaacatacagcAGTTTAACTGATGTTCAAGTCTCAATGGCGTTATTCTAAAAAGGCAAAGCATGAATGGTGATATCATGAAGAAAACTGATTTTAACCACTGAATTTGTATCTTGTAGCCAAGTAGTTACTGATGTTTGACATATCTAAGTCACCTTAGTTATTGCTTTTATTATCGTTACTTTTTTAGTTGTTACTTTTCTCTAAAAAAATGTGGATGAAATTTGAATGTTTATCTCTTTATTGTGCACAACTCAATATTGGATTGTAACATTCATGTGTCCTCTTACTTGTTAATCTTGTAAAGGTTTTTCCTCTAAAGCAATGAATTgtaataaaatatgaatataaatgtttaaattaaaagAGGCTTACATATCAGATATTGGCATCGACCCATGAATACTTTCGAGCTAAATTTTAACAGCAGATCAAAGTAGCACAATAGTAAGAACAGTAAAACTAAATGTGTCAGCTTAACTTTTACTTGTCGTGGtagtggaaaacaaaaacatacagagGAGAGAAAGTCAGATTTCTAATTAGTTCTCATCAGAGGATTATGTGCCTTTGTGCGCAGCTGTTGTGTGGAACACAAGTGTCATAGATACACAGATCTGATCCTCGGCACCTGTGTTGTGAAACTAGACTGCCACAGAGAAGTCAACGGGCTGGGAATTTCCCACAGTGTGACTCACCGCTGCTCTTTAGAGGCAGCGCATGTGCACAGAATCAGGAGAGCAAGAAAGAAAGGCAGAACGAAACAGAGGGGGGGATGGGATGAGGAGCAGGAAGTAGTTAGCGAGAGAACAAAgtacaaacacagaaagaaggcagaagatgaaaaataaagtcgacagaagtattaaaaaaaagaaggaaagagaaaaacaaaaagagaactaagttagaggaagagaaaaagacagacttaAGAAGGAAGACAAACATGATTGTGCTGTCGCCGCTCAGGCGCCACCTGGTGTCTGTAATGCCTCAGGAATAGCAGTGACAGCAAATCTCTTTATCTGCTCCCTGTTTGTTACCAGACTCCACATTCATTTCTTATTAAAGTGTTTTCTACAGCAGCTGTCTCTCGCTGATGTCATGTTTCCCTCTTATTTTTGCTCCTTTGTCTGTAGACCATTTCGTGTCTGTGCAGCTGCCCTGTTTCTAATTAAGTCATCCATAAACTACACTGCCCAAGTCATGGAAATCAGTGCTAATGCTTTGGATTATTGACTCTGCTTGTTTCCCACAGCTGACAATGTGTTGCTGTCGGAGGACGGTAGAGACACCTTTTTGTGTGATTTCGGACACGCAGAGAGACTGGACAATCAGGGACAGAGCCTCAGTGGGTCCAAAGGTAAATACAGTGTAACTTTAGCGATTCAGCTAAGAAGGGTGGGTAATTTATCATCCGCCATGTCTTAATTAATTGTTTTCCTGATGTAATTCGATGCAGATATGAAGGGCACAGAGACCCATATGGCCCCCGAGATTGTTAAAGGGGAACCCCGCGGAGCCAAAGCAGATGtgtggagcagctgctgcatgtTACTgcacatgctcaatgggtgtcAACCCTGGACGAGATACTACACCTGTAGACTCTACCTGAAGGTAAAGAGACACCCTACACCCCACTGTTCAGCCCACTGCTCACCATATTCACATCAGACTTTGACCCAAGTCCGTTGTCGTGATGGTTACAGATTGCTAACGAGCCTCCGCCACTGAGGGAGATCCCACCTGACTGTAGTCCTCTCACAGCTGAAGTTATCAAGGCGGGACTTCAGAAGGATCCAGCTAAGAGAGCATCAGCATCTGGCCTCAAAGAAAAAACTGCCAGAGCTCTGAAAGAAGGTAACTAAACCTGCATAGCGTCTATATCAATGCAAGTGGTgtgttcatacacacacacacacacacacacacacacacacacacacatatacacagttAAATTAGTTCAAGGCTCTATATTACTGTCTTGTAACAAACGCAGAACAAATGTAGAGTTTAGGTACATCTCCATATGCATTAAATATGGGTTGTAAGGGTACCATACCataagtgtttggtggaaacatggctatagtggagtaatggtatcgagaatgaagtcacgctccttctgtgtgtgttgtaatccaagcttctctgttcttaGTTTTGGTAGCTGGGCCAGTCACATGTGCATGATAGTGGACATGAATCAATCAATTTGAAACTTTTGGCCCCCCTCACGCACGACCTCCCACACAGCTTTGTAAAAGCAAATGGTCGAGTGCAATTCAAAATGTTAAGCTGTTTGCCAGTGGTGTCCCAAACATTCTACTGAAACCATCAGCCTTGAGCTACCTAAACATATTTTACGGGATGTTTTTTGAAGCTAGCATTAGAAGGATAGGAAGCAGGCTAATAGTTTCGTAACACACTGATTTAGGTCACTGTAGATTGAAGATATAGCTCCTTACTGAGTTTAAAATGTTACTAATATTTCTTAAATAACTTAAAATCAGTATTCGAACAGAGTAATAGCCAAGATGTACACCCTCTTGCTTGTCTAGTGTACTACCTTGTCACTTGACCTTGCTCACAAGAGGGTAGCTTTATTGCTCTGATTATCTCGGTGTGTGTTCAGGTGGTTTACAACATCTTGCTGAGAACACGAAGGGTAGGGGAAGGCGTGGCTGACACCTACATTTGATTTGGTCTCTGATGCTGGTGCTCTagtgtgacatctagtggtttTAAATGTTATAGAGCCTTTAACCACATAACATATTATGATATAATGCCATGTATTGTAGCCCCACTTTCTTATGTAGAGACCTGATAATTTACAGAGATCTGCACTTTGCTGTCTTGTCTCAGGCTGATGTTCAGTTCCAGTATCTTTTAAGCACAATATTTTCTGTAAAGAAAGGTATAGGTAATTTTTTAACCTAAAAAAACTATAAAAGCAATAGggagaaaaacatcatttttaaaAGGAATAATTCTTTTGAATGCATCATTATGAACTTTGTGAAGACTTAatgtattgtgtttgtgtgactgcaGTGGGAGGACTCACCAGCCCGGTGAAGGGACCATACACTGAGCCCCTGCATTTTGCCAACAAACCTCCCGACTCCCTGCAACTTCTCAACAGCAGTGTTAActatgaggatgaggaggaacaTCAAGAGTCTGTTGAGGAATTGATCACAACAGGGAGGATGGAGGAactgaatgatgatgatgacgtgGAGGCTGATTTGAAAGAGTCAAAGCGAGACTCATCTTTCTGTTCCCAAATGCTGATCTCTGAGCCAAACCACAAAAGGGCCAAGAAGATCACCACTGTGCCTGAACTTGAGCTACGTAAACTGGAGCGAGGTGAggtttctctctgtgttctgcTTAGTTTTGTGTGTTAAATGCTTGCATTCTAACATTGTTCCTATGCTTAATTGCAGATTTCTACCTGAGCAGTCTGTCCCAGCTCCACTCAGCTGAAGTGCAGGAGCAGCTACTGTCTTGTCTCAGCAGCGACCATTATTCCACCTGGGAACCTTGGGACAAAAAGGTAACCCAAAGTTCAcaattttatataatttttaatttcatataaAAATTAGTCAATTTGGCCTGACCAAATACTCAAATATAGCAAAGTTGGGTCCATTAAACAAAGAACTTCATTGGTGTTTACCCATTTTGGCTAAAGCATTAACAGAATCACTGTTTGACTTGTGTTCCTCTTTTTCAACCCGTATTCTAGGACTCCGGCCGCTGGTCCCTGAGCCCAGGAGAC
Protein-coding sequences here:
- the map3k14a gene encoding mitogen-activated protein kinase kinase kinase 14 — translated: MAVRQRIFNSTAPFSGSPQAKLKGSYPSCSAADQETEEEEEEGKESKMADIACFSPLINKLLTHGTAEQVGEMPLKTSTFIAQAECETQDSQQFSPSCFEHSFVPSPNCFTSSLSSEHNNVACPTTASIQEPSSLSTQLTPRKRTRKRQKRKGKKKAEKKKEKQRHRHRMPSGVPEQESGSSLVRVLEESSLVGRSDLSTSCCSSIESSEEQDRGPSLYSRQVYTTGSSCSPLNWRDQVCGPLSSLHSYGQDSDSDSLSSLGDYSLALAGLRGSVSQGDPCYAGPFFKDVERDVREEEDELSASDSVVNEGIIFYNDKIQPVDSEYKEGREYVLSEFIKEGSYGEVHSAHDVNTGFKFAVKKIALKRFCSEEVGAWSALRSPHVAELFGVVREGPYVVLLMDRKYGSLGQLIAERGRLPEDLSLHYDMQILTALEYLGKKKVVHLDIKADNVLLSEDGRDTFLCDFGHAERLDNQGQSLSGSKDMKGTETHMAPEIVKGEPRGAKADVWSSCCMLLHMLNGCQPWTRYYTCRLYLKIANEPPPLREIPPDCSPLTAEVIKAGLQKDPAKRASASGLKEKTARALKEVGGLTSPVKGPYTEPLHFANKPPDSLQLLNSSVNYEDEEEHQESVEELITTGRMEELNDDDDVEADLKESKRDSSFCSQMLISEPNHKRAKKITTVPELELRKLERDFYLSSLSQLHSAEVQEQLLSCLSSDHYSTWEPWDKKDSGRWSLSPGDDLSSGVFSYNSQPDVQVSSLDFLNHTQLPPPCCFEGVDVCIRDFNRRSIRIRETRRVKVGHIATGISDQISERVFTLETQQGQQVAHDEEVQESGLELCCVPAPDFSSAWRWRIRDGVLETR